Proteins encoded in a region of the Novibacillus thermophilus genome:
- a CDS encoding bile acid:sodium symporter family protein, whose amino-acid sequence MKVLAAISTIAGKYFAIWVVIISVIAFLSPDTFAWASHYVTTLLGIVMFGMGLTLKVTDFKIVLTKPLPVLIGVAAQYVLMPLIGFTLAKWMNLPPEMAAGLVLVGACPGGTASNVMVYLAKGDVPLSVAMTSISTLLAPVATPFILLLLAGQWLPVDPQAMLLSIVQVVIVPIVLGLLMRSIFPSQVEKSTTVVPLVSVLAIMIIVAAVVGANAENIATSGFLLFSAVVLHNVLGLLLGYVTALLLGLDEVKRRAISIEVGMQNSGLGASLATAHFTPLAALPSAIFSVWHNISGPVIATFWSRKLVGDEQDHTAAPLR is encoded by the coding sequence GTGAAGGTGCTTGCGGCGATCAGCACGATTGCAGGAAAGTATTTTGCCATATGGGTGGTCATTATTTCGGTCATCGCCTTTTTGTCGCCTGATACGTTTGCGTGGGCGAGTCATTACGTTACCACTTTACTCGGCATCGTGATGTTTGGAATGGGGCTCACCTTAAAAGTCACCGACTTTAAAATCGTATTGACGAAGCCGTTGCCTGTCCTGATTGGGGTTGCGGCTCAGTATGTGCTCATGCCGCTCATCGGTTTTACACTTGCTAAATGGATGAACTTACCGCCAGAAATGGCAGCGGGACTAGTTCTCGTGGGGGCGTGCCCCGGCGGAACGGCCTCGAATGTCATGGTTTATTTAGCAAAGGGAGATGTTCCCCTGTCAGTGGCGATGACTTCCATTTCCACATTGTTGGCACCTGTTGCAACACCGTTTATACTCCTTTTACTTGCCGGTCAATGGCTGCCGGTCGATCCGCAAGCCATGTTGCTATCCATTGTGCAAGTCGTGATTGTACCGATTGTTTTAGGCCTCCTGATGCGAAGCATATTCCCGTCCCAAGTTGAAAAGAGCACGACAGTCGTGCCGCTCGTATCCGTATTGGCGATTATGATTATCGTGGCAGCCGTTGTAGGAGCGAATGCCGAAAATATTGCGACCTCTGGCTTTTTGTTATTTTCCGCTGTCGTGCTTCACAACGTCCTAGGTTTGCTGCTCGGATATGTGACAGCTCTGTTGCTCGGACTAGATGAAGTGAAGAGAAGGGCCATCTCCATCGAGGTCGGGATGCAGAACTCTGGATTAGGCGCGTCGTTGGCAACGGCCCATTTTACTCCTTTAGCTGCACTGCCCAGTGCCATTTTTTCCGTTTGGCACAATATTTCCGGACCTGTTATAGCCACCTTTTGGTCGCGAAAACTGGTCGGTGACGAACAAGATCACACTGCGGCACCTCTCAGATAG